The genome window GGCAGACCTGCCGCTTGCAGCAGGTCGTTGTAGGCCACGTGTTCGCGGCTGTGCATGGCTTCCTGGCCGATAAAACCCTGGATCTGTTTTTTCAGTTGCGGGTCGTCGATGCGCTGGCGGTAATGGCGCACGCTGTCCATGAAAAACAGCTCGCCCTGGGGAAACAGCAGCGACAACGCATTGAAGAAGTGCGTGATGAATGGGCCCTGTTCATGCCAGTCCTTGATGCGCCCGGCAGGCAAGGCAAAACGGATATCGCGACGGATGGGTAGCATGGTGCGTGCTCCTGTTCAGAGACGGGGTTCGTCGTTGGGTTCAAACACCGGCGTGCGTGGTTTGGGCGCCATGCGCTTGCTGGCGAACACCACCAGGGCTTGATAAGCCGCAGGCAGGCAGCGGGCGAGCAGGTCGAGGCAGTACGCGTCGCGGCCGATCAGTACGCGGCGTTTGTTCTTGCGCACACCTTGCAGAATGACCTTGGCGGCGTGGTCGGCATCGGTGATGAACAGCTTTTCAAAGTCGGCGCGGGCCTGTTGCTCGCTGTGGATCAGAAAGCCGGTCATGTTCGCGTCGATGCGGCTGCTGCGGCAGATATCGGTGCGAATACCGCCGGGGTGCACGCAGGTGGCGGACACGCCGCAGCGTTGCAGGTCGAGTTCCTGGCGCAGGGATTCGGTAAAGCCGCGCACGGCAAACTTGGTCGCGTTGTAGCCGCTCATGCCCGGTTGGGCAAACAGGCCGAATACGCTGGAGGTGTTGACCACATGCCCGTCGCCGCTGGCTTTCAGGTACGGCAGAAACGCCTTGGTGCCGTGCACCACGCCCCAGAAGTTGATACCGACGATCCATTCCAGGTCGGCGTAGTCCACACCTTCGACGGTGCTCGACAGCGCCACGCCGGCATTGTTGAAGATCAGGTTGACCTGGCCGTGGTCGCTCACGCAGCGCGCGGCCCAGGCTTCGATGGCCTGGCGGTCAGCCACATCCACGACCTGGGTGGTGACCTTCACCGGCGACAGTGTCGAGGTCTTGATCAGCGCCAAGGTTTGCTCCAGCCCTTGGCTGTTTTTGTCCGCCAGGGCCAGGTGGCAACCTTCCCGTGCCAGCGCCAGGGCCAACGCGCGGCCCATGCCGGAAGCCGCGCCGGTGATAGCCGCCACGCGGCCGTTGAATGACTTCATGACAGGCTTCCTTCGGCAGTGGCGTTTGGCGCTGTCATCACGTGGGGGATGGCGTGCGGCGGTGCCAGGGCAACCACATAGTCCTTGAGCGCGAAATGCCGGGTGACTTGCTTGAAACGCCAGGTCGAGCCGGGCCACAACGTGGTGTTCTTGCCGGTGCGTGGGTCGAGGTACCAGCTTTGGCAACCGCCGGTATTCCAGATGGTGCGTTTGAGTTTGTCCTGCAGTTGCAGGTTGTAGGCGCGTTCCACCTCGGGCTTGACGTCGACCGTGGCGATACGCTGGCGCTGCATGTGCTGGAGCGCATCGAGGATGTAGGTGACCTGGGCCTCGATCATCAGAATCATCGAGTTGTGCCCAAGGCCGGTGTTGGGGCCGACGATCAGAAACAGGTTCGGATAACCCGGCACCGTGGTGCCTTTGTACGCATGGGCGCCGTCGCGCCACGCGTCCATCAGGTCTATGCCGTCGCGGCCGATGATGCAATCGCGGGGCAGGGGGTCGCTGGCCTGGAAACCGGTGCCGAAAATCAGGCAGTCGGCCGGGTGCTTGATGCCGTCGGCCGTGATAACCCCGTCGGCTTCGATACGCAGCACCGGGTCGGTCACCACCGCGACATTGCTGCGCGACAGCGCCGGGTAATAGTCATTGGAGATCAGCACACGCTTGCAGCCGATGGTGTAGTCCGGCGTCAGCGTTTTGCGCAGGGACGGGCGGGCCACTTGTTTATGCAGGTGGCGCACAGCGATTTTCTGCACCATCTTCATCAGTTTTGGGTGCAAGGCAAAGCCTACGACGCGGCCTTCGAGTGCCCAGTAAAACGCGCC of Pseudomonas fluorescens contains these proteins:
- a CDS encoding SDR family NAD(P)-dependent oxidoreductase, with amino-acid sequence MKSFNGRVAAITGAASGMGRALALALAREGCHLALADKNSQGLEQTLALIKTSTLSPVKVTTQVVDVADRQAIEAWAARCVSDHGQVNLIFNNAGVALSSTVEGVDYADLEWIVGINFWGVVHGTKAFLPYLKASGDGHVVNTSSVFGLFAQPGMSGYNATKFAVRGFTESLRQELDLQRCGVSATCVHPGGIRTDICRSSRIDANMTGFLIHSEQQARADFEKLFITDADHAAKVILQGVRKNKRRVLIGRDAYCLDLLARCLPAAYQALVVFASKRMAPKPRTPVFEPNDEPRL
- a CDS encoding flavin-containing monooxygenase, which encodes MNAHSDSIDIAIIGSGFAGLCMAIKLKEAGLSDFFIAEQAETLGGTWRDNHYPGCACDVQSHVYSFSFAPNPDWTRQFAPQAEIRAYLEQCARRFALAPYLRFGMGLQRAVFDDQQQRWQLSFNNGRQVSARVLVSGMGGLSRPALPDIPGLDSFKGKRFHSQQWDHDYSLKGKRVAVIGTGASAIQFVPQIAPQVAHLDLFQRTPPWIMPKPDRDISRIERWAFKHLPFTQRLVRGAFYWALEGRVVGFALHPKLMKMVQKIAVRHLHKQVARPSLRKTLTPDYTIGCKRVLISNDYYPALSRSNVAVVTDPVLRIEADGVITADGIKHPADCLIFGTGFQASDPLPRDCIIGRDGIDLMDAWRDGAHAYKGTTVPGYPNLFLIVGPNTGLGHNSMILMIEAQVTYILDALQHMQRQRIATVDVKPEVERAYNLQLQDKLKRTIWNTGGCQSWYLDPRTGKNTTLWPGSTWRFKQVTRHFALKDYVVALAPPHAIPHVMTAPNATAEGSLS